Proteins encoded by one window of Sphingosinicella sp. BN140058:
- a CDS encoding tetratricopeptide repeat protein, whose translation MLAARALEEAIVAGNHPLAVRAATILDRAGAIGPDGRLVLLADAVRRKDWKRAGLQADRMAEDKVFAFTAPLFHAWIAVGSGKGDPLAPLAAAKDDPLATAYGGDLTPLLLIAQGNKKDGLAALAPFLARADGRSDRLRLAAAALLARKNGRKEALALVAGDNPAYARPRTFLERKQPLFEGDIAAAGIASLLVRISNDLRGQEVPALALSIARIATFVAPQSSETWLSASELLAGRDQKAALAALDHIAPNGLLGPAAMDRRLTLLVESGGGEEALDDARRATQADPGSVTAWARLGDLLGGLNRNKEAAEAYGEALKAAAAAPSSSTPAWTLWLLRGSALTRAGDWAGGKFAAERAYALAPQHPVVLNFLGYSQLERRENIEQAEQMIRQASKLDPDNASITDSLGWAHYVRGDYPKAIELLERAARGEPSDAAINEHLGDAYYSAGRRFEARYAWQAALVYAEDDDASKRIRSKLDLGLKPELAAP comes from the coding sequence ATGCTCGCCGCGCGTGCGCTGGAGGAGGCGATCGTCGCGGGCAATCATCCGCTGGCGGTACGTGCCGCGACGATCCTCGATCGCGCCGGTGCGATCGGTCCCGACGGTCGGCTCGTGCTCTTGGCAGACGCCGTTCGCCGCAAGGACTGGAAGCGGGCAGGGCTGCAGGCGGACCGCATGGCCGAGGACAAGGTCTTCGCCTTCACCGCGCCCTTGTTCCATGCGTGGATCGCGGTCGGCTCGGGCAAGGGCGATCCGCTTGCGCCCCTTGCCGCGGCCAAGGACGATCCGCTCGCCACCGCCTATGGCGGCGATCTCACGCCATTGTTGCTGATCGCACAGGGCAACAAGAAGGACGGGCTCGCCGCGCTGGCGCCGTTTCTCGCCCGCGCCGACGGTCGCTCCGATCGTCTCCGCCTCGCCGCGGCCGCGCTGCTCGCACGCAAGAATGGGCGCAAGGAGGCGCTGGCGTTGGTCGCCGGCGACAATCCGGCTTATGCACGGCCGCGGACGTTCCTGGAGCGCAAGCAGCCGCTGTTCGAGGGCGACATCGCAGCCGCCGGCATCGCTTCGCTGCTCGTCCGCATTTCGAATGATCTGCGCGGCCAGGAAGTGCCGGCGCTTGCCTTGTCGATCGCGCGGATCGCGACCTTCGTGGCACCGCAGAGCAGCGAAACCTGGCTCTCGGCCAGCGAGTTGCTCGCGGGCCGCGATCAAAAGGCGGCGCTCGCCGCGCTCGATCACATCGCGCCTAATGGCCTGCTCGGTCCGGCGGCAATGGACCGCCGGCTGACCTTGCTGGTCGAGAGCGGCGGCGGCGAAGAAGCGTTGGACGATGCCCGACGTGCGACGCAGGCCGACCCTGGCTCGGTAACGGCCTGGGCGAGGCTCGGCGATCTGCTCGGCGGCCTCAACCGCAACAAGGAAGCGGCCGAGGCCTATGGCGAGGCACTGAAGGCTGCCGCCGCGGCGCCGTCATCGTCCACCCCCGCCTGGACCCTGTGGCTGCTGCGCGGCTCCGCGCTCACTCGGGCGGGCGACTGGGCCGGCGGGAAGTTCGCTGCCGAGCGCGCCTACGCGCTGGCGCCGCAGCATCCGGTGGTGCTCAACTTCCTCGGCTATTCGCAGCTCGAACGGCGCGAGAATATCGAGCAGGCCGAGCAGATGATCCGGCAGGCGAGCAAGCTCGATCCGGACAATGCCTCGATCACCGATTCGCTCGGCTGGGCCCATTATGTCCGCGGCGATTACCCGAAGGCGATCGAACTGCTCGAGCGGGCCGCGCGCGGAGAGCCGTCCGATGCGGCGATCAACGAACATCTCGGCGACGCCTATTACAGCGCCGGCCGTCGCTTCGAGGCGCGCTATGCCTGGCAGGCCGCCTTGGTCTATGCCGAGGACGACGACGCCTCGAAACGGATCCGGTCGAAGCTCGACCTCGGCCTGAAACCCGAGCTCGCTGCGCCCTGA
- a CDS encoding 4-(cytidine 5'-diphospho)-2-C-methyl-D-erythritol kinase, with protein MEELARAKLNLALHVRGRQADGYHSIETLFAFCADGDRLRVEEGEGLSLRLAGPFGLSLAAEPDNLVLRAARALADRFDVDPRASLTLDKRLPVASGIGGGSADAAAALRLLNRWWDIGAEERDLLDLARPLGADVPACLLSRTCRGGGRGDDLREVAVPELAGMPVLLVNPGVPVATGPVFRAWSGVDGGALPEDFRQGRNDLQAPAASVAPVIAEVLGLLAAAPGATLVRMSGSGATCFALFDVSEYRDAAAQAIAAVQPEWWRMATRLR; from the coding sequence ATGGAGGAACTCGCGCGGGCCAAGCTCAACCTCGCGCTTCACGTGCGAGGCCGGCAGGCCGATGGCTACCACAGCATAGAGACGCTGTTCGCCTTCTGCGCCGACGGCGATCGGCTGCGCGTCGAAGAAGGCGAGGGGCTGAGCCTGCGCCTGGCGGGGCCGTTCGGCCTCAGTCTCGCCGCGGAGCCCGACAATCTCGTGCTTCGCGCCGCCCGTGCTCTTGCCGACCGCTTCGACGTCGATCCGCGCGCCAGTTTGACGCTGGACAAGCGGCTGCCGGTGGCTTCCGGGATCGGCGGCGGCTCGGCCGACGCGGCCGCGGCGCTGCGGCTGCTGAACCGCTGGTGGGACATCGGGGCCGAGGAGCGGGATCTGCTCGACCTCGCCCGGCCGCTCGGCGCCGACGTACCCGCCTGCCTGCTGTCGCGAACCTGCCGGGGCGGCGGGCGCGGCGATGATCTGCGGGAGGTGGCAGTGCCGGAGCTTGCCGGAATGCCGGTGCTGCTCGTCAATCCCGGCGTGCCGGTTGCGACCGGACCGGTGTTCCGGGCGTGGAGCGGCGTCGACGGCGGCGCCTTGCCGGAGGATTTCCGGCAGGGCCGAAACGATCTGCAGGCGCCGGCGGCCTCGGTGGCCCCGGTAATTGCGGAGGTACTTGGGCTGCTTGCCGCGGCGCCGGGCGCGACCCTCGTCCGCATGTCGGGCTCGGGCGCTACCTGCTTCGCGCTGTTCGACGTCTCGGAGTATCGTGACGCCGCTGCGCAGGCTATCGCGGCTGTTCAGCCGGAGTGGTGGCGAATGGCGACTCGTCTCCGTTGA
- a CDS encoding enoyl-CoA hydratase/isomerase family protein — translation MLDLQLSGGIARLTLDRPEARNAVPPEGWRPIAALAERALADGARLVVLAGRGGAFCAGADLSEFARLRGDPDALRGFREAMCETFDRLAQLPIPIVASIDGACFGAGVALAMACDMRIAAPSAKFGITPAKLGIAYPQGDIHRLVSLVGRGQAARLLFTAATIDAAEAHRIGLVDAVSEDGGGAMFDAIIANSAASLAALKRGIVLAAGGIHRDVEQDAEFDALIASDEMAVRLRALRNGR, via the coding sequence GTGCTCGATCTTCAACTGAGCGGAGGCATCGCCCGCCTGACCCTCGATCGCCCGGAAGCGCGCAATGCCGTGCCGCCGGAAGGATGGCGGCCGATTGCCGCTCTGGCCGAGCGAGCGCTTGCCGATGGGGCGCGGCTGGTCGTCCTTGCCGGGCGCGGCGGAGCTTTCTGCGCCGGCGCCGACCTTAGCGAATTCGCACGGCTGCGCGGCGACCCCGATGCTCTCCGCGGCTTTCGAGAAGCGATGTGCGAGACGTTCGATCGGCTCGCGCAGCTGCCGATCCCGATCGTTGCGTCGATCGACGGTGCCTGTTTCGGGGCGGGGGTGGCGCTCGCCATGGCCTGCGACATGCGCATCGCCGCCCCGTCCGCTAAGTTCGGAATCACGCCGGCCAAACTGGGCATCGCCTACCCGCAAGGCGACATCCACCGGCTGGTCTCGCTGGTCGGACGCGGCCAGGCGGCGCGGCTGCTGTTCACAGCCGCCACCATCGACGCTGCCGAGGCGCATCGGATCGGTCTGGTCGACGCCGTGAGCGAAGATGGCGGCGGAGCGATGTTCGACGCGATCATCGCGAACAGCGCGGCCAGTCTCGCTGCGCTGAAGCGCGGCATCGTGCTGGCGGCCGGCGGCATCCATCGGGATGTTGAGCAGGATGCGGAATTCGACGCTCTGATCGCCAGTGACGAAATGGCCGTTCGCCTCCGCGCGCTTCGCAATGGCCGCTGA
- a CDS encoding NAD(P)H-hydrate dehydratase: MTFKTILTAAEMRAAEAAAVAAGTPDTELMERAGIAAADAILAYAGWLPALILCGPGNNGGDGYVIARRLAERGAKVRVAALAEPATAAARQARARWSGPVEALDEASPAPVLIDALFGTGLTRGLDEPLSQILFRLANAARLAVAVDLPSGVATDDGALLSPVPDFDLTISFATLKPAHLLQPAARHMGRLVVADIGLDADSRLETVERPLLVGPGPADHKYSRGYVAVLAGEMPGAAALTASASLRCGAGYVRLVAPAVVEGVPRAVVQGGADAEAVLADPRVSAIAIGPGLGRDAAARTLLDRALGAEAKLVLDADALTLAAEEGFGFLHRARMPPVLTPHAGEFARLFADRRGSKVDQARRAAEQARSVIVYKGPDTVVAAPDGRVAIAVSAPHWLATAGTGDVLTGVIAAMRAWGLEAFEAACAGVWLHGRAAEIAGPGLIADDLLDHLPEAFAQCL, translated from the coding sequence GTGACCTTCAAGACGATCCTGACCGCCGCCGAGATGCGCGCGGCCGAAGCGGCGGCAGTCGCGGCCGGCACTCCGGACACGGAGCTGATGGAGCGTGCGGGCATCGCTGCCGCCGATGCGATCCTCGCTTATGCGGGGTGGCTTCCGGCCCTCATACTTTGCGGCCCCGGCAACAATGGCGGCGATGGCTATGTGATCGCGCGCAGGCTTGCAGAGCGCGGCGCCAAGGTCAGGGTGGCAGCGCTCGCAGAACCGGCGACTGCGGCTGCGCGGCAGGCGCGTGCACGCTGGTCCGGGCCGGTGGAAGCGCTCGACGAGGCCTCGCCCGCGCCGGTGCTGATCGATGCGCTGTTCGGCACCGGGCTGACGCGCGGGCTCGACGAGCCGCTCTCGCAAATCTTGTTCAGGCTGGCGAACGCCGCACGTCTTGCAGTCGCAGTCGATCTGCCGAGCGGCGTTGCCACGGACGACGGCGCGCTGCTGTCGCCCGTTCCGGATTTCGATCTCACCATTTCGTTCGCGACACTGAAGCCGGCGCATCTGCTGCAACCGGCGGCGCGGCATATGGGGCGTCTGGTCGTCGCCGATATCGGCCTCGACGCGGACAGCCGACTGGAAACGGTCGAGCGGCCGCTGCTGGTCGGGCCGGGCCCCGCCGATCACAAATATAGCCGCGGCTATGTGGCGGTGCTCGCCGGAGAGATGCCGGGGGCGGCAGCGCTCACCGCGTCTGCCTCGCTACGCTGCGGGGCAGGCTATGTGCGGCTGGTGGCGCCGGCGGTGGTGGAAGGGGTGCCGAGGGCCGTGGTCCAGGGCGGTGCCGACGCCGAAGCGGTGCTTGCCGATCCGCGGGTGAGCGCGATCGCGATCGGTCCCGGATTGGGCAGGGACGCTGCGGCGCGGACCCTGCTCGACCGCGCGCTCGGCGCCGAGGCGAAGCTGGTGCTCGATGCCGATGCCCTGACCCTTGCTGCCGAGGAAGGCTTCGGCTTCCTGCATCGGGCGCGCATGCCGCCGGTGCTGACTCCGCATGCCGGCGAGTTCGCGCGCCTGTTCGCGGATCGCCGCGGCAGCAAGGTCGATCAGGCACGCCGTGCCGCCGAGCAGGCGCGGTCGGTGATCGTCTACAAGGGCCCCGACACGGTCGTTGCGGCGCCCGATGGCCGTGTTGCGATTGCGGTAAGTGCCCCGCACTGGCTCGCAACGGCCGGCACCGGCGATGTCCTGACCGGCGTGATCGCCGCGATGCGCGCCTGGGGCCTCGAAGCCTTCGAAGCGGCCTGCGCCGGCGTATGGCTGCATGGCCGCGCCGCCGAGATCGCCGGGCCAGGCCTGATCGCCGACGATCTGCTCGACCACCTTCCAGAGGCGTTCGCGCAATGTCTTTGA
- a CDS encoding class I SAM-dependent RNA methyltransferase, with the protein MSLSQVETIVRLAGRGDGVTESGRFVPLAAPGDGVTADGSVLPGPHHVKPPCRHFPECGGCQLQHLDDESFGAFLRDRIAGALGAQGLAGIDILPAHISPPNSRRRASLRAERRGKQVLIGFNAEQSHRIVDMHECHILRPELFALVPALRPLLARMLPARGQGGVRMSLTDQGVDLLLEKVEADDLSSSEALTAFAQAHRLARLSIDDGYGPQTRWEPDPVTVTLGGAPVPLPHNAFLQATLEGEASLVAAVRDAIGGARIVADLFAGLGTFALSLDGRVLAVEGARDAALALKAAANRSQRQLFVDHRDLFRRPLTTDEANRFEAIILDPPRAGAKDQVPLLAAAKVPRIAYVSCNPGTFARDAKALVDGGYRLEWVKPVGQFRWSTHVELVASFAR; encoded by the coding sequence ATGTCTTTGAGCCAAGTCGAAACCATCGTCCGTCTCGCCGGCCGCGGTGACGGCGTGACCGAGAGCGGGCGCTTCGTCCCGCTGGCCGCGCCGGGAGACGGCGTGACCGCCGATGGCTCCGTGCTGCCCGGACCGCACCACGTGAAGCCGCCCTGCCGGCATTTCCCGGAATGCGGGGGATGCCAGCTGCAGCATCTGGACGACGAGAGCTTCGGCGCCTTTCTTCGCGATCGCATCGCCGGGGCGCTTGGCGCGCAGGGGCTTGCCGGCATCGACATTCTGCCCGCCCACATCTCGCCACCGAACAGCCGTCGCCGCGCGTCCCTTCGTGCCGAGCGGAGGGGCAAGCAGGTGCTGATCGGCTTCAATGCCGAGCAGAGCCACCGCATCGTCGACATGCACGAATGCCACATTCTGCGGCCCGAATTGTTTGCGCTCGTGCCGGCCCTGCGCCCGTTGCTTGCCCGGATGCTGCCTGCGCGGGGGCAGGGCGGGGTGCGCATGAGTTTGACCGATCAGGGTGTGGATCTGCTGCTCGAGAAGGTCGAGGCGGACGACCTTTCATCCTCCGAAGCGCTGACTGCGTTTGCGCAGGCGCATCGCCTGGCGCGGCTCAGCATCGACGACGGCTACGGCCCACAGACACGGTGGGAGCCGGATCCGGTGACCGTCACCCTCGGCGGTGCGCCGGTGCCGCTGCCGCACAACGCCTTTCTGCAGGCGACGCTTGAAGGTGAGGCAAGCCTGGTCGCTGCCGTCCGGGACGCGATCGGCGGCGCCCGGATCGTCGCCGATCTGTTTGCCGGTCTCGGCACCTTCGCGCTGTCGCTTGATGGCCGCGTCCTGGCCGTCGAGGGCGCGCGGGACGCGGCACTGGCGCTCAAGGCAGCGGCCAATCGGAGCCAGCGCCAGCTGTTCGTCGATCATCGCGATCTGTTTCGGCGCCCACTCACCACCGATGAAGCCAATCGTTTCGAGGCGATCATACTCGATCCGCCGCGCGCGGGCGCGAAGGATCAGGTGCCGTTGCTTGCGGCAGCGAAGGTCCCCCGCATTGCCTACGTCTCGTGCAATCCGGGTACGTTCGCGCGGGATGCCAAGGCGCTGGTCGATGGCGGCTATCGGCTGGAGTGGGTGAAGCCCGTCGGCCAGTTCCGCTGGTCGACCCACGTCGAGCTCGTCGCAAGCTTCGCGCGCTGA
- a CDS encoding ATP-binding protein, translating into MYQSDFERRTAERGAMAQVTFRAIMLQQYVTRTLDAANIATLHVAEIEEDGRGAALRGSAGRPARISGPIARNPSFLGLSVADARGEIVATTVPGAGPAINVRGHPAFMPHVARDTDSLFVSKPGFSRILGRNSVWLSRRLNRSDGAFDGVVAINMDPAQLTGIYDQAAISTSDVASVVGLDGIIRSRRTRNGISSGEDISKSRAFAVEAQSPNTTYLGPGAFDGQPRYVSERHIAGYPLFVSYSVRQDEVLEPARHRGRLFLLAAGLVTLLDALLAVILIVVLRRREQRASVLAAAKAQLEEAQRVGQIGDWAFRLNSTEARWSPELFRLYERDPQLGAPSAQDFEQWLHPASAKAHWDAVARTLETGEAGSWEVMVRLPSGGLRNHLISAVPTRDEQGRITGLHGTTQDVTERKKLESLQAEVAHLGRVEAMNAMAATLAHELNQPLTAASNYLFGSRRMLLKPDAPRADAIGGLEAAREQIGLAAEIIRRARAMVAKEPTKMAPVSIAEIVDDAITLLAAGEKLGGIQLRRALSPEASCVLADRIQVQQVVMNLARNACEAAAEAIHPQVTIASNRAEDGFVCISIEDNGPGFPGDADQLFSPFVTGKSDGLGLGLSISRTIIEAHGGRIWAENRSEGGGRVSFTLPFAAP; encoded by the coding sequence TTGTATCAGAGCGATTTCGAGCGACGCACGGCGGAACGCGGCGCGATGGCGCAGGTCACGTTTCGGGCGATCATGCTGCAGCAATATGTCACGCGCACCCTCGACGCCGCCAATATTGCAACGCTGCACGTAGCCGAAATCGAGGAGGATGGGCGTGGTGCAGCACTGCGGGGCAGCGCTGGCCGTCCGGCTCGGATCAGCGGGCCGATCGCACGCAACCCATCCTTTCTGGGGCTCAGTGTCGCCGATGCACGTGGCGAAATCGTCGCAACGACGGTGCCCGGTGCAGGCCCCGCGATCAACGTGCGCGGGCACCCGGCATTCATGCCGCATGTCGCGCGCGACACCGACAGCCTGTTCGTCAGCAAGCCCGGCTTCTCGCGAATTCTTGGGCGCAACAGCGTCTGGCTGTCGCGACGGCTGAACCGTTCCGACGGCGCCTTCGACGGTGTCGTCGCGATCAACATGGACCCGGCGCAGCTCACCGGCATCTACGACCAGGCGGCGATCTCCACCTCCGACGTCGCCTCGGTGGTTGGCCTGGACGGAATCATCCGGTCGCGACGAACCCGGAACGGGATCAGTTCGGGGGAGGATATCAGCAAGAGCCGTGCGTTTGCAGTCGAGGCGCAGTCGCCGAACACGACGTATCTCGGCCCCGGCGCCTTCGACGGGCAGCCCCGCTACGTCAGCGAGCGCCACATCGCGGGCTACCCGCTGTTCGTCAGCTACAGCGTGCGTCAGGACGAGGTGCTCGAACCGGCGCGGCATCGCGGACGCCTGTTCCTGCTCGCCGCCGGGCTCGTCACGCTGCTCGATGCTCTGCTTGCGGTGATCCTGATCGTCGTGCTGCGACGGCGCGAGCAGCGCGCAAGCGTGCTGGCTGCCGCAAAGGCGCAGTTGGAGGAGGCGCAGCGGGTCGGCCAGATCGGCGACTGGGCCTTCCGCCTCAACAGCACTGAGGCACGTTGGTCGCCGGAGCTGTTCAGACTCTACGAACGGGATCCGCAGCTCGGTGCGCCGAGCGCCCAGGATTTCGAGCAGTGGCTGCATCCGGCTTCGGCGAAGGCGCATTGGGACGCGGTCGCGCGGACCCTGGAAACAGGGGAAGCCGGCTCATGGGAAGTCATGGTGCGCCTGCCCAGCGGCGGCCTGCGCAACCATCTGATCTCGGCGGTGCCGACGCGTGACGAGCAGGGCCGGATCACCGGGCTTCACGGCACCACCCAGGACGTCACCGAACGCAAGAAGCTGGAGTCGCTTCAGGCCGAAGTGGCCCATCTCGGCCGCGTCGAAGCGATGAATGCCATGGCGGCAACGCTCGCCCACGAGCTGAATCAGCCGCTGACCGCTGCGTCGAATTATCTGTTCGGCAGTCGTCGTATGCTGCTCAAGCCGGACGCACCTCGCGCCGATGCGATCGGCGGCCTCGAAGCGGCGCGGGAGCAAATCGGTCTCGCTGCCGAGATCATTCGGCGGGCGCGGGCGATGGTGGCCAAGGAGCCGACGAAAATGGCGCCGGTGTCGATCGCCGAGATTGTCGACGATGCGATCACATTGCTCGCGGCGGGAGAGAAGCTTGGCGGAATCCAGCTGCGCCGAGCGCTCAGCCCCGAGGCTTCATGCGTCCTCGCCGACAGGATCCAGGTGCAACAGGTGGTGATGAACCTCGCTCGGAACGCCTGTGAGGCCGCTGCCGAGGCAATTCATCCGCAAGTCACCATTGCCAGCAACCGCGCCGAGGACGGGTTCGTCTGCATTTCGATCGAGGATAACGGACCGGGCTTCCCCGGCGACGCCGATCAGCTGTTTTCGCCGTTCGTCACCGGCAAGTCGGATGGCCTCGGGCTGGGCCTCTCGATCTCCCGCACCATCATCGAGGCCCATGGTGGCCGGATCTGGGCCGAAAACCGCAGCGAGGGCGGCGGCCGGGTGTCGTTCACCTTGCCGTTCGCCGCGCCGTGA